From a single Miscanthus floridulus cultivar M001 chromosome 8, ASM1932011v1, whole genome shotgun sequence genomic region:
- the LOC136475196 gene encoding uncharacterized protein has translation MGKKSGRSNNGGDAADAPKATAFVLKVPMHCRCDGCGDKIRAAVKDLTLRCHGIVSLDQSALGTKGELSVIATADPERLRRRLRKATGKDVGLVFPKPAAAAADGKDAAAVQALLAGLQQQQPVHAHHGHPLPAGTWNALQHGGYGQAAYPWVLQAPPEPYFGSYPGTAYPHDGLGGAYGGGGGWFGY, from the coding sequence ATGGGCAAGAAGAGCGGCCGCAGCAACAACGGCGGGGACGCCGCTGACGCGCCCAAGGCGACGGCGTTCGTGCTGAAGGTGCCGATGCACTGCCGCTGCGACGGGTGCGGCGACAAGATCCGCGCCGCGGTCAAGGACCTGACGCTCCGGTGCCACGGCATCGTGTCGCTGGACCAGTCGGCGCTGGGCACCAAGGGCGAGCTGTCGGTCATCGCCACGGCGGACCCGGAGAGGCTCCGccgccgcctgcgcaaggccaCCGGCAAGGACGTCGGCCTCGTCTTCCCCAagcccgccgccgcggccgccgacgGCAAGGACGCCGCCGCCGTGCAGGCGCTGCTCGCcggcctgcagcagcagcagccggtgcACGCCCACCACGGGCACCCGCTGCCCGCCGGCACCTGGAACGCGCTCCAACACGGCGGGTACGGGCAGGCGGCGTACCCGTGGGTGCTGCAGGCGCCGCCTGAGCCGTACTTCGGCTCCTACCCCGGCACCGCCTACCCGCACGACGGCCTTGGTGGCGcctacggcggcggcggtggttggTTCGGGTACTGA
- the LOC136470735 gene encoding uncharacterized protein: VLVEPGPSQLSVLIRVTSRCRALERVGRCGPAGHHACGEDRRRRARLEARLTDAYKPPPESPQCGAGSEERGRWFRLWRNATAIDDPAVAPCITNQIRVLYEQLQAEERRVLQEVRALEAAEKRCCEYEYDKSALLQAERGRKKMKPVPSSSVSVPAAPVEVLELRVSEVGDRVLVVNVTARRRHQLLGRLHLVRQDCSQSKGRRGSTGFDSLCRGCSMNSCPSCCWDSAGCSSFSIFRCWMLPVLFFQHV, encoded by the coding sequence GTTCTTGTGGAGCCTGGCCCGAGCCAGCTCTCAGTACTCATTCGGGTCACCTCCCGATGCCGTGCGCTCGAGCGGGTAGGACGATGCGGTCCCGCCGGCCACCACGCGTGCGGTGAAGATCGACGCCGCCGCGCTCGCCTCGAGGCGCGCCTCACGGACGCGTACAAGCCGCCGCCGGAGTCGCCGCAATGCGGCGCGGGCAGCGAGGAGCGCGGCCGGTGGTTCCGGCTGTGGAGGAACGCCACGGCCATAGACGACCCCGCCGTCGCGCCGTGCATCACCAACCAGATCCGCGTCCTCTACGAGCAGCTTCAGGCGGAGGAGCGGCGGGTGCTGCAGGAGGTGCGCGCGCTCGAGGCCGCCGAGAAGCGCTGCTGCGAGTACGAGTACGACAAGAGCGCGCTCCTGCAGGCGGAGcgggggaggaagaagatgaagccCGTGCCTTCCTCCTCCGTGTCCGTCCCGGCGGCGCCCGTGGAGGTCCTGGAGCTGCGCGTGTCAGAGGTGGGCGACCGCGTGCTGGTGGTGAACgtgacggcgcggcggcggcatCAGCTTCTTGGACGTCTGCATTTGGTGCGGCAGGATTGTTCGCAATCGAAGGGCAGGCGAGGGAGCACCGGTTTCGACAGCCTTTGCAGAGGTTGCTCGATGAACTCATGTCCTTCTTGTTGCTGGGATTCGGCCGGTTGTAGTAGCTTCAGTATCTTCAGATGCTGGATGCTGCCTGTGTTATTTTTTCAGCATGTATGA
- the LOC136475198 gene encoding heavy metal-associated isoprenylated plant protein 3-like — translation MGKKKRGGSSGGGGGGGGGNGGGGQQQKPADDGEEQAPAAPNAGDASPAEGNKDKEHEKGKDSDKEKDQQEKGAKGKDKDGKKQPPMVTAVLKVDMHCDGCAKRIHGSVHRYPGVEGVAMEVEKGSMTVVGRFDAKKLRDRVADKTRKHVDLVGGGSGNNKGGGGAGGGGNGKQGGESGGGNQHKGATEVDGKQADKGGEQEGKENTKADRQQEVKGKDDKQGGGGGKGKGGGKDNKKPVVPVVATVVLKIGSTGLHCDGCMNRIRSKLFKIKGVEQVRMDMGKNQVTVTGTMDAKALPEKLRKKLRRPVDVVAPGKDKDGKEKDGKEGAGKDGKDGGGKDGKDAATKALKAELEAWKAAFYDQQSLINAEFMLSDENPNACAVM, via the exons ATGGGCAAG AAGAAgcgcggcggcagcagcggcggtggagggggtggtggcggcggcaacGGCGGCGGAGGGCAGCAGCAGAAGCCGGCGGATGATGGCGAGGAGCAGGCCCCCGCCGCGCCCAACGCCGGCGACGCGTCCCCGGCGGAGGGCAACAAGGACAAGGAGCACGAGAAGGGGAAGGACAGTGACAAGGAGAAGGACCAGCAGGAGAAGGGGGCGAAGGGGAAGGACAAGGACGGGAAGAAGCAGCCGCCCATGGTGACCGCGGTGCTCAAGGTGGACATGCACTGCGACGGCTGCGCCAAGCGCATCCACGGCTCCGTCCACCGCTACCCAG GCGTGGAGGGcgtggcgatggaggtggagaaggGGAGCATGACGGTGGTGGGCCGGTTCGACGCCAAGAAGCTGCGCGACCGCGTCGCCGACAAGACCCGGAAGCACGTCGACCTcgtcggcggcggcagcggcaacaacaagggaggaggaggcgccggcggcggcgggaacGGCAAGCAGGGAGGAGAAAGCGGCGGCGGCAACCAGCACAAGGGCGCCACCGAAGTGGACGGCAAGCAGGCGGACAAGGGCGGCGAGCAGGAAGGCAAGGAGAATACCAAGGCCGATCGCCAGCAGGAGGTGAAGGGGAAGGATGACAAGCAGGGCGGCGGTGGAGGGAAGGGGAAGGGCGGCGGCAAAGACAACAAGAAACCCGTCGTG CCGGTGGTTGCGACGGTGGTGCTCAAGATCGGCTCCACGGGGCTTCACTGCGACGGCTGCATGAACCGCATCCGCAGCAAACTCTTCAAGATCAAAG GGGTGGAGCAGGTGCGCATGGACATGGGCAAGAATCAGGTGACGGTGACGGGGACCATGGACGCCAAGGCGCTGCCGGAGAAGCTGCGCAAGAAGCTGCGGCGCCCCGTGGACGTGGTGGCGCCTGGCAAGGACAAGGACGGCAAGGAGAAGGACGGGAAGGAGGGCGCCGGCAAGGACGGGAAGGACGGCGGCGGCAAGGACGGGAAGGACGCGgcgaccaaggccctgaaggcGGAGCTGGAGGCGTGGAAGGCCGCCTTCTACGACCAGCAGTCGCTGATCAACGCTGAGTTCATGCTCAGCGACGAGAACCCCAACGCCTGCGCCGTCATGTGA